In Candidatus Bathyarchaeota archaeon, a single window of DNA contains:
- a CDS encoding anaerobic ribonucleoside-triphosphate reductase activating protein, with product MIIKGLQKFTLIDYPGKLACTIFTFGCNFRCPYCQNPELIIDDGRPSISKAWILNFLYQRRDFLNGVCITGGEPTIHPELLEFIRELKRLGYNVKVDTNGFNPELINQMLQSKLVNFIAMDVKAPLEKYNEVVKVDVKKDSIRESIKIIMEKASEYEFRLTAVPGLINEEDLHKIGEIVEGAEKMYIQQFRAEKTLDERFKGIKPFTKEKLLKFRDILKDYVNFCDVRGV from the coding sequence ATGATTATAAAAGGTTTACAAAAATTTACTTTAATAGATTATCCTGGAAAATTAGCATGCACCATATTTACTTTTGGATGCAACTTTAGATGCCCATACTGCCAAAACCCAGAATTAATAATTGATGATGGAAGGCCGTCTATAAGCAAGGCTTGGATCCTAAATTTTCTTTATCAAAGGAGAGATTTTCTTAATGGCGTATGCATAACAGGTGGCGAACCAACAATTCATCCAGAGCTTCTAGAATTTATTAGGGAATTAAAAAGGTTAGGGTATAATGTTAAAGTAGATACCAATGGGTTTAACCCTGAATTAATAAATCAAATGTTACAAAGTAAACTTGTGAATTTTATCGCTATGGATGTTAAAGCGCCTTTAGAAAAGTATAATGAAGTTGTTAAAGTTGATGTGAAAAAAGATTCAATTAGAGAATCAATAAAGATAATTATGGAGAAAGCCTCAGAATACGAGTTTAGATTGACAGCAGTTCCAGGTTTAATAAATGAAGAAGATTTGCATAAAATAGGAGAAATTGTTGAAGGCGCTGAAAAAATGTATATTCAACAATTTAGAGCTGAAAAAACTCTTGATGAACGTTTTAAAGGAATAAAACCATTCACTAAAGAAAAATTATTAAAGTTTAGAGACATTCTAAAGGATTATGTAAATTTCTGTGATGTTAGAGGAGTTTAA